A stretch of the Nicotiana tabacum cultivar K326 chromosome 6, ASM71507v2, whole genome shotgun sequence genome encodes the following:
- the LOC107785723 gene encoding VQ motif-containing protein 11-like, translating into MASSSTNNPNGSDPSLSTPNTTFVQADPSNFRAVVQRLTGATQDSSFVKLPVTGSGPAGPPRRPAFKLHERRQMCARKLEIMLNNGGCNGPPVGFGTGPLLSPSSSSSSSARKRSFLASPVSPLEMLTRGSPRTPRSPMEEEEKAIAEKGFYLHPSPLSTPRGSEPPELLPLFPLQSPTARNDSSSSS; encoded by the coding sequence ATGGCTTCTTCTTCTACCAATAATCCTAACGGGTCAGACCCGAGTTTATCCACACCAAATACAACTTTTGTTCAAGCTGACCCGTCAAATTTCCGGGCCGTTGTTCAAAGACTCACTGGCGCAACCCAAGACTCGTCTTTTGTTAAGCTCCCTGTTACTGGGTCTGGACCAGCTGGGCCACCTCGGCGACCGGCTTTTAAGCTGCACGAGCGGAGACAAATGTGTGCGAGAAAGCTCGAGATCATGCTTAACAATGGGGGTTGTAATGGGCCGCCTGTGGGCTTCGGCACCGGCCCACTTTtgtcaccttcttcttcttcttcttcttctgctagGAAGAGAAGCTTTTTGGCTTCGCCAGTTTCACCACTAGAAATGCTGACACGTGGCAGCCCAAGAACTCCGAGATCACCtatggaagaagaagaaaaagccaTTGCTGAAAAAGGATTTTATTTGCATCCAAGTCCACTTAGTACTCCTAGAGGCTCTGAACCTCCTGAACTCTTGCCTTTATTTCCACTTCAGTCCCCAACTGCTAGAAAtgattcatcatcttcttcttga
- the LOC107785721 gene encoding uncharacterized protein LOC107785721, whose product MNDVRRVDDNIQDKVTLPNGVTTKIEHVGSSYLSDVDKLENVLHVPDFKFNLMSVSKLTRDLRCAVILLPTLCVFQDLYNGRVKAIGKENKGLYILKGRRIKLLAANVDVGGSSAETAYLWHERLGHASVPVRQHVSFLHNKVDDNMQNKCTVCPLAKQYRLSFPNSEKMSAGCYKSETITFLKQFISMVKTQFDTCVKVVRTDNDMFGGNQAVHMGYSTTQKDYRLYDLTTRTFFISRDVSFRENEFPFRKITQHSFTTNDFGSSFLETIDVQGQPGGLPTGSNLEESFQVPATADIGNSSPVEYGSIRVSTETSTTENLEGPSVSNENHDAVVLESVEVFSVLKEPYNFKEAVEDERWITAMEQEIQALEDNKTWEVIDLPPGKTPIGSKSVIALAAAKDWSLHQMDVFNSFLQGDLFEEVFMDLPQGFQRSNKDLIDEAKAALYQQFKLKDLGKLMCFLGIEVLRSNHGILLHQMKYSLELISELGLSGAKPALTPLEVNQKLTSVEYDRAIGIQDKDPLADANKY is encoded by the exons ATGAATGATGTAAGAAGAGTAGATGACAACATACAAGATAAAGTGACATTGCCAAATGGTGTCACTACAAAAATTGAACATGTGGGGAGTTCATATTTGTCAGATGTTGATAAGCTAGAGAATGTACTACATGTTCCTGACTTTAAGTTTAATCTAATGTCAGTGTCCAAGCTAACTAGAGATCTAAGATGTGCTGTCATACTTCTTCCCACACTGTGTGTGTTTCAGGACCTTTACAATGGCAGGGTGAAGGCGATTGGTAAAGAGAATAAAGGTTTGTACATACTGAAAGGAAGAAGAATCAAACTTTTAGCAGCAAATGTGGATGTAGGAGGTTCAAGTGCTGAAACAGCTTACTTGTGGCATGAGAGATTAGGCCATGCTTCTGTTCCTGTAAGGCAACATGTTTCTTTTTTGCATAATAAAGTAGATGATAATATGCAGAATAAGTGTACTGTTTGCCCTCTAGCTAAACAGTATAGATTGAGCTTTCCTAACAGTGAGAAAATGAGTGCTGGATGT TATAAGAGTGAAACTATTACTTTTCTGAAGCAGTTCATTTCCATGGTCAAGACACAATTTGATACTTGTGTTAAGGTTGTGAGAACAGACAACG ATATGTTTGGGGGAAATCAGGCTGTCCATATGGGGTATTCAACTACACAAAAGGACTATAGATTATATGATTTAACTACTAGAACCTTCTTCATTAGCAGGGATGTATCCTTTAGGGAGAATGAGTTTCCCTTTAGGAAAATTACACAACATTCATTTACAACTAATGACTTTGGTTCTAGTTTCTTGGAGACAATTGATGTGCAGGGTCAACCAGGTGGACTACCAACAGGTTCCAATCTTGAGGAATCATTTCAGGTTCCTGCTACTGCAGACATAGGTAACAGTTCACCAGTAGAGTATGGCAGTATTCGAGTGAGTACTGAAACATCAACAACAGAAAATCTAGAAGGACCATCAGTGTCAAATGAAAATCATGATGCTGTTGTGCTGGAGAGTGTTGAAG TCTTCTCAGTCTTGAAGGAGCCTTATAACTTCAAAGAAGCTGTAGAGGATGAGAGATGGATCACGGCCATGGAGCAAGAGATACAAGCATTAGAAGATAATAAGACTTGGGAGGTTATTGACTTGCCACCAGGTAAAACCCCCATTGGATCCAA GTCTGTGATAGCGCTTGCAGCTGCAAAAGATTGGTCCCTACACCAAATGGATGtctttaattcttttcttcaAGGAGATTTGTTTGAAGAAGTCTTTATGGATTTACCACAAGGTTTTCAAAG AAGCAATAAGGATTTAATTGATGAAGCTAAAGCAGCTTTGTATCAGCAATTCAAACTCAAGGACCTAGGAAAATTGATGTGTTTCTTAGGGATTGAAGTGTTGAGATCTAATCATGGAATATTACTTCATCAAATGAAATACAGTTTGGAGCTGATCTCTGAATTGGGCTTAAGTGGTGCCAAGCCAGCTTTGACACCACTTGAAGTCAATCAGAAGCTTACAAGTGTGGAATATGACAGAGCCATTGGGATACAAGATAAAGATCCCTTGGCAGATGCAAACAAGTATTAA